Proteins encoded within one genomic window of Trichoderma asperellum chromosome 2, complete sequence:
- a CDS encoding uncharacterized protein (EggNog:ENOG41): MSETPQPIAEGNQPKAVKDKNCEYCGQAFTSSSLGRHLDLYIKDKNPKPPDGIHDVDAIRKLRGNITRRQPRGSLGARRDNSTPGSTPKPTAGKLAPGQDSDGFKSSLSKDGQYAADSAANKYPYAASWEATGVMNDLSGKNGWDGSAPQDANKRSGLSRNVSKQMAQKAQFDIRQKLTDAMDTAKAAELALRELVSSWRAAKQQVNGNSTPFDFDPHALDFPALTLQCLQPPPTLFSSTQHPTSTSWSVQSPGEREYVALQAFFQEKFKTWKITCASATTAVIEEMAYPPVGGPYRDAREAVKQAEQTAERLENSVNEHLQSAYAVWEALSAQRRSDLWILELARGVSRKHKEMDKMKEQQHRLKQENANLKSHIDQLNRLQQPREYKVLSPSTIPLDRDTIAYAYEQSVMGSKLVGYELEDRHLDLNAVVAKSIERWKSVIASTRVAASGMPAQRPLEQTAAQTPAGNSQSSSSEPQSAVQTPQLTQPQPVQIDKRLSNASSNGPASEQSAPSATNTGPPSVEETSDQDADAEMEDDDSFAMIQSPIKSTHPPIQQRAQLDVARAQAPMAQQQQQQQQQPQQQIQQAQQQIQQQVQQQVQQQVQQQVQQQVQQQVQQQVHQQVQQQVQQQQAQQHQAQQRNATADMRFMMQNGAGSPASRAAMASMNRSMPNMNMAAMQANAMHGGDMSIAMQGVRGDMYLE; this comes from the exons ATGTCTGAAACGCCGCAACCCATTGCCGAGGGCAATCAGCCCAAGGCtgtaaaagacaaaaactGCGAATACTGCGGCCAGGCCTTCACCTCGTCATCTCTCGGTCGACATCTTGATCTCTATATCAAGGACAAGAACCCCAAGCCACCGGATGGCATCCACGATGTGGACGCTATCCGGAAGCTCCGTGGCAACATCACTCGGCGCCAACCCCGAGGTTCTTTAGGCGCTCGAAGAGACAATTCAACCCCTGGCAGCACGCCGAAACCAACAGCAGGGAAGTTGGCGCCTGGACAAGACTCAGATGGCTTCAAATCCTCTTTATCAAAAGATGGGCAATACGCCGCTGACTCAGCTGCTAACAAATATCCTTATGCTGCTTCTTGGGAAGCTACTGGCGTAATGAATGACCTCTCTGGCAAAAATGGTTGGGACGGCAGTGCTCCTCAAGATGCTAACAAGCGCTCTGGCCTCTCGAGAAATGTTAGCAAGCAGATGGCACAGAAGGCCCAGTTCGACATCAGACAAAAGCTGACAGATGCAATGGATACTGCAAAGGCTGCTGAGCTGGCACTAAGGGAACTGGTAAGCTCTTGGCGGGCTGCAAA ACAACAGGTTAATGGCAACTCCACGCCTTTTGATTTCGATCCCCATGCTCTGGACTTCCCGGCCCTTACTCTCCAATGTCTCCAGCCGCCCCCTACATTGTTCTCTTCAACCCAACACCCTACATCCACATCCTGGTCTGTACAGTCACCTGGTGAGCGTGAATATGTTGCACTTCAAGCATTCTTCCAAGAAAAATTCAAGACATGGAAAATTACATGCGCTTCCGCTACGACCGCCGTAATAGAAGAGATGGCGTACCCTCCAGTGGGTGGACCGTATAGAGATGCGAGAGAAGCTGTAAAACAGGCCGAGCAAACGGCAGAGAGGCTTGAAAATTCAGTCAATGAACACCTACAGTCTGCGTATGCAGTCTGGGAAGCTTTGTCTGCTCAACGAAGAAGTGACCTCTGGATCCTGGAGCTGGCGCGGGGAGTGAGCCGCAAGCATAAGGAAATGGACAAGAtgaaagagcagcagcataggCTCAAACAAGAGAACGCGAATCTGAAATCACACATCGATCAGCTTAATCGGCTGCAACAGCCGAGAGAATACAAGGTGCTCTCACCATCCACCATTCCTCTGGATCGAGATACCATTGCGTATGCCTATGAGCAGAGTGTTATGGGGAGTAAGCTTGTTGGCTATGAGCTAGAGGATCGGCATCTGGACTTGAACGCCGTTGTAGCCAAGTCAATAGAAAGATGGAAGAGTGTCATTGCATCAACCCGCGTTGCAGCTAGCGGGATGCCTGCGCAGCGACCTCTTGAGCAGACGGCAGCTCAGACCCCTGCAGGGAACAGCCAAAGTAGTTCATCGGAGCCTCAGAGCGCGGTTCAAACACCACAGTTGACTCAGCCGCAACCAGTGCAGATTGACAAGAGGCTTTCAAACGCAAGCTCAAACGGACCGGCAAGCGAACAGAGTGCACCCTCTGCCACTAATACGGGGCCGCCGTCAGTCGAAGAAACGAGCGACCaagatgccgatgccgagatggaggatgatgatagcTTTGCTATGATCCAATCTCCTATTAAGTCAACGCATCCACCCATACAGCAGCGAGCACAGCTTGATGTTGCTCGAGCCCAAGCTCCTATggcccagcaacagcaacagcaacaacaacaaccacagcagcagatccaacaagcccagcagcagatcCAACAACAGGTTCAACAACAGGTTCAACAACAGGTTCAGCAGCAGGTTCAACAGCAAGTCCAACAACAAGTCCAACAACAAGTCCACCAACAGGTTCAACAACaagtacagcagcagcaggctcagcagcaccaaGCCCAACAACGCAATGCGACAGCGGATATGCGTTTCATGATGCAAAATGGGGCCGGTAGCCCTGCGAGCAGAGCTGCTATGGCTTCTATGAACCGTTCTATGCCGAATATGAACATGGCAGCAATGCAAGCTAATGCAATGCACGGCGGAGATATGAGCATAGCAATGCAGGGAGTCCGCGGCGATATGTATTTGGAATAA
- a CDS encoding uncharacterized protein (TransMembrane:8 (i84-104o169-187i199-217o237-261i292-318o363-382i403-422o428-446i)) encodes MVLFAAGMRRAALQVPSKFFVCNQCLRQAPRRSPSPILNIVRSRGYADAKPLENLAAKSAAAAAAQAQAQASKEFPKKTTSKGVAMWLLGSAASVFGIVVFGGLTRLTESGLSITEWKPVTGSLPPMSTADWEAEFEKYRASPEFKILNPHMNLDEFKKIYYMEWTHRLWGRFIGLSFVLPSLYFVARRKVSPKMAFNLLGISSLIGVQGFIGWWMVKSGLKDDLFAPGSHPRVSQYRLTAHLATAFICYSWMLVSGITILRTRRMLADPAAAATAIKAIQNPVLNTLRRSVFGITGLVFLTAMSGALVAGLDAGLIYNEFPKMGLGYAPPKSELFDKFYSRKEDRSDLWWRNMLENPSLVQLDHRILAITTFCTILSLWAYSRTGKVFAALPRNAKKGTTGLVHLVTLQAALGISTLVYMVPTHLAATHQAGALAVLTGALVLSHRLHVPKSTVRLIEKRLKQIKP; translated from the exons ATGGTGCTTTTTGCGGCCGGCATGCGGAGGGCGGCCCTTCAGGTGCCCTCCAAGTTCTTCGTCTGCAATCAATGCCTTCGCCAAGCGCCTCGACGCTCTCCTTCACCTATTCTGAACATCGTACGATCCCGAGGGTATGCCGATGCAAAGCCGTTGGAAAACCTGGCGGCCAAgagtgctgcagctgcggccGCACAGGCGCAAGCTCAAGCCTCAAAGGAATTCCCAAAGAAAACCACCAGCAAGGGAGTTGCTATGTGGTTGCTGGGCAGTGCTGCCAGCGTCTtcggcatcgtcgtcttcggtgGACTTACAAGGCTAACTGAGTCTGG ACTAAGCATAACGGAATGGAAACCTGTTACGGGCTCTTTGCCCCCCATGTCAACTGCCGATTGGGAAGCCGAGTTTGAAAAGTACCGTGCCTCTCCGGAATTCAAGATCCTCAACCCTCATATGAACCTGGATGAATTCAAGAAGATTTACTACATGGAATGGACGCACCGACTCTGGGGTCGCTTCATTGGTCTCTCTTTCGTTCTCCCCTCGCTATACTTCGTCGCTCGCCGCAAAGTCTCTCCTAAAATGGCTTTCAACCTGCTCGGCATTTCCAGTCTGATCGGTGTCCAGGGCTTCATTGGCTGGTGGATGGTCAAATCGGGTCTCAAGGACGATCTCTTTGCCCCTGGTTCACACCCTCGTGTCTCTCAGTACCGGTTGACTGCCCATTTGGCTACCGCCTTCATCTGCTACTCCTGGATGCTTGTGTCTGGTATTACCATCCTCCGCACCCGTCGTATGCTCGCCGAccctgccgccgctgctactGCCATCAAGGCAATTCAGAACCCCGTCCTCAACACTCTCAGACGCTCTGTGTTTGGCATCACCGGTCTCGTTTTCCTCACTGCCATGTCCGGCGCCTTGGTCGCTGGCCTCGATGCTGGTCTCATCTACAACGAGTTCCCCAAGATGGGTCTTGGCTACGCTCCTCCCAAGTCCGAGCTGTTCGACAAATTCTACTCTCGCAAGGAGGATCGCTCTGATCTTTGGTGGCGCAACATGCTTGAAAACCCCAGCCTTGTCCAGCTTGATCACCGAATCTTAGCTATTACAACATTCTGTACCATCTTGTCCCTTTGGGCTTATTCTCGAACTGGAAAGGTTTTCGCCGCTCTCCCCCGGAACGCAAAGAAGGGCACCACTGGACTTGTTCACCTTGTCACTCTCCAGGCGGCTCTTGGAATCTCCACCCTCGTCTACATGGTCCCTACTCACCTCGCTGCCACCCATCAGGCTGGCGCTCTTGCTGTTCTCACAGGCGCTTTAGTTCTATCTCACCGACTGCATGTTCCAAAGTCAACTGTGCGGTTGATTGAAAAGAGATTAAAGCAGATTAAGCCATGA
- a CDS encoding uncharacterized protein (BUSCO:EOG092D3T9X) encodes MPGRQAHGRSLLAQPKAKAGPKKSKSRAQTNALNAFNIAQERFPTKDKRTPRARELDAEIEKKHGREEEDEEDEEEEDGPKRKKAKAPRGATTDGDVEFGSDSEGNEWQLGGMADNDEDSEIESDDAFGDSDNEMFQGYAFRGSKSGQRKDDDSEDSDDGNDDQGETLGEDAIDLATALDQFEEESEEEPEGEEEEEDSESGEEEDSDESDEFEGLDDSDEEADPAKLEELKGLISGFGGEEVDGEKAVSSSGQQKIDLGDLGLSGLNDPFMKQSVKLMKKESKEKRPGSTKKLEVPLSRREQGRIDRSAAYEKTNETLDRWTETVKQNRRAEHLVFPLPQNSESAGLDRTELQPLSLKGAANELEATIMGIMEQSGLSLEKEKKPKKQEFDEEGNLLTRKQALEKKRIERELHSREAKRAARIKKIKSKAYHRVHRKQKERDEMATREAMAEAGEIDSEEEREAQDRRRALERVGQRHKDSKWAKMGSKAKRAVWDDDFRAGLTEMARKDEDLRRRKEGKSSRGDGDDSDETSSSGSDDDDDNADLLRQLDELEKEDSGPQSRLMKMKFMQKAEAAKKKANDDLIKEIRKELDGDAQGSDDDEEKGGEVGRRQYGSGAVNPFSMPQNSARATKKKLARDDSEEDGDENTSFANGDGAPHISNGSINHAWSTTPAETTSSIAGAWSKGESRRKKSARADDLDLNANILTAAPQPSSKPKASKKTKQPQDDDDESESESDSDSDSDIRLPMAIRDKDLVARAFAGEDVVAEFQREKDEVAEADDDKVIDNTLPGWGSWVGDGVSSREKKRHQGRFLTKVEGINKKDRKDAKLDKVIINEKRIKKNDRYLAAQLPFPFESQQQYERSLRLPVGPEWMTKETFQASTKPRVIMKQGIITPMSKPNA; translated from the exons ATGCCAGGTCGACAGGCGCATGGGCGGTCCTTGTTGGCCCagccaaaggcaaaggcTGGCCCCAAGAAGTCCAAGTCAAGAGCGCAGACGAATGCGCTGAATGCGTTCAACATTGCGCAGGAGAGGTTTCCCACCAAAGATAAGAGAACACCACGTGCACGAGAATTGGACGCCGAAATTGAGAAGAAACatggacgagaagaagaagatgaggaagatgaggaggaagaggacggcCCCAAAcgaaagaaggccaaggctcCGCGGGGTGCGACAACAGACGGCGATGTGGAGTttggcagcgacagcgaGGGCAACGAGTGGCAGCTGGGTGGCATGGCAGACAATGACGAAGATTCTGAAATTGAGAGTGACGATGCTTTTGGCGATAGCGACAATGAGATGTTTCAGGGCTATGCCTTCCGCGGGTCAAAGTCTGGCCAGCGCAAG GACGACGACTCGGAGGATTCCGACGACGGAAATGATGACCAAGGCGAAACTCTTGGCGAAGATGCCATAGACCTGGCCACAGCTTTAGACCAGTTCGAAGAGGAGTCCGAGGAAGagccagaaggagaagaggaagaagaagattctgaatctggagaagaggaggattcTGACGAATCTGACGAGTTTGAAGGCCTTGATGATAGCGACGAAGAAGCCGACCCCGCAAAACTTGAGGAGCTCAAAGGTCTTATATCCGGCTTTGGAGGTGAAGAAGTTGACGGCGAGAAAGCTGTCTCATCGTCTGGGCAACAGAAGATCGATCTCGGCGATCTGGGACTGTCTGGATTGAACGATCCTTTTATGAAACAGTCAGTGAAGCTCATGAAGAAAGAATCGAAGGAGAAGCGACCCGGGTCGACGAAGAAGCTAGAGGTGCCATTATCAAGGAGAGAGCAAGGGCGTATCGACCGGTCGGCAGCTTATGAGAAGACAAACGAGACGCTTGATCGATGGACAGAGACTGTTAAGCAGAACCGCAGAGCCGAACACCTGGTATTCCCTCTCCCTCAAAACTCCGAATCAGCTGGACTCGACCGGACGGAACTTCAGCCTCTGTCGTTGAAGGGTGCTGCGAACGAATTGGAAGCTACAATCATGGGTATCATGGAGCAAAGCGGACTGTctctggagaaggagaagaagcctaAGAAGCAGGAGTTTGACGAAGAGGGTAATCTGCTGACGCGGAAGCAAGCTTTGGAAAAGAAGCGCATTGAGCGCGAGTTACATTCCAGGGAAGCAAAACGCGCCGCCCGCATAAAGAAGATCAAGAGCAAAGCCTATCACCGAGTGCAccgaaaacaaaaagagcgCGACGAGATGGCCACCAGGGAGGCCATGGCTGAGGCTGGCGAGATCGActcggaggaagagagggaagcTCAGGATCGCAGACGTGCGTTGGAACGAGTGGGTCAGCGTCACAAGGACAGCAAATGGGCCAAGATGGGATCCAAGGCGAAGCGTGCGGTTTGGGATGACGACTTCCGGGCTGGCTTGACAGAAATGGCTCGCAAGGATGAGGATCTCCGTAGAAGGAAGGAAGGCAAGAGCTCAAGAGGTGACGGAGACGATTCAGATGAGACTAGCAGCTCCGGatctgatgacgatgacgataacGCAGACCTGCTGCGACAGCTGGACGAGCTCGAAAAGGAAGACAGTGGGCCCCAGTCGAGattaatgaagatgaagtttatgcaaaaggcagaggcggcgaagaagaaggcaaacgACGACCTTATCAAGGAAATTCGCAAAGAGCTCGATGGAGATGCGCAGGGttctgatgacgatgaagaaaagggaggggaGGTCGGACGAAGGCAATACGGCAGCGGAGCGGTCAACCCGTTCTCTATGCCGCAGAACTCTGCCCGAGcaaccaagaagaagctcgccaGGGATGATTCTGAAGAAGACGGGGATGAAAATACAAGCTTCGCCAACGGTGACGGGGCCCCTCATATTTCAAACGGTTCAATCAACCATGCCTGGTCGACTACTCCCGCTGAGACGACTTCTTCGATAGCGGGAGCCTGGTCCAAGGGCGAGTCTCGCCGCAAGAAGTCAGCCCGAGCCGACGACCTCGACCTCAACGCCAACATCCTCACCGCCGCACCACAACCTTCCTCCAAGCCGAAGGCTTccaaaaagacaaaacaGCCTcaagacgatgacgacgaatcCGAATCCGAATCCGACTCTGATTCAGACTCAGACATCCGCCTGCCAATGGCTATCCGAGACAAGGACCTCGTGGCTCGCGCTTTCGCCGGCGAAGACGTCGTCGCCGAGTTCCAGCGCGAAAAGGACGAGGTTGCTGAAGCCGATGACGACAAGGTCATTGACAACACATTGCCCGGCTGGGGTTCTTGGGTGGGTGATGGAGTTAGCAGccgcgagaagaagaggcaccAGGGTCGATTCCTCACAAAGGTGGAAGGTATTAATAAGAAGGACCGTAAGGACGCCAAGCTAGACAAGGTCATTATTAACGAGAAGCGCATCAAAAAG AACGACCGCTATCTCGCCGCCCAGCTTCCTTTCCCCTTCGAATCGCAACAGCAATACGAACGTTCTTTACGACTACCAGTTGGACCGGAATGGATGACCAAGGAGACGTTCCAGGCCAGCACGAAGCCGCGCGTGATTATGAAACAGGGCATTATTACGCCCATGTCGAAGCCAAATGCATAA
- a CDS encoding uncharacterized protein (TransMembrane:10 (i93-112o118-135i147-168o180-201i258-279o308-332i344-368o374-400i412-429o435-454i)), which yields MVKGISNLSRSTSIRRTMSYKQNSNERTPLLNGEGASSNGNQNHIERIHNERSATFRFFFDSKHTPGTHSESFAIRTLAYSWHVAKVTLLSNYINFLLIMVPIGIVAGRLGWNATAVFTINFFAIIPLAAVLSFATEEISIKLGETLGGLLNATFGNAVELIVSIVALRENQIQVVQSSMLGSILSNLLLVMGMCFFFGGIRHRGSSGDGTEQTFSAAVAQTTCSLMTLSSASLVIPAALYGVLDQGNTNIEDKERSILVLSRGTAIILLVLYALYLVFQLRTHSNLFDAESQLAEGEDPEDPTLGPIAATAVLVVVTILVAICADYLVGSIDDLVESANISKAFIGLILIPIVGNAAEHVTAVVVALRNKMDLAMGVAIGSSIQIALGVTPFLVIVGWIIGRDMTLHFETFETVAFAVSVLVVTYTVQDGKSNYLEGAMLLGLYIIIAVAFYATPGDFLDKATNLIGGSN from the exons ATGGTCAAGGGGATAT CAAATCTCAGCCGCTCGACGAGCATCCGACGAACAATGAGCTATAAACAAAACTCCAACGAGCGCACGCCGCTCCTCAACGGCGAGGGCGCCTCGTCCAATGGCAACCAGAATCATATCGAACGCATCCACAATGAGCGCTCCGCGACCTTCAGGTTCTTCTTCGATTCCAAGCACACGCCGGGCACCCATAGCGAGAGCTTCGCTATCCGGACGCTTGCCTACTCTTGGCATGTCGCCAAGGTCACTTTGTTGAGCA ACTATATCAACTTTTTGCTCATCATGGTTCCCATTGGTATTGTCGCCGGTCGCCTCGGATGGAATGCAACTGCCGTTTTCACCATCAACTTCTTTGCCATTATCCCGCTTGCTGCCGTCTTATCTTTTGCGACTGAGGAAATATCTATCAAGCTTGGCGAGACTCTTGGTGGACTGTTGAACGCTACCTTTGGAAATGCTGTTGAATTGATC GTTAGCATTGTGGCTCTCAGAGAAAACCAGATCCAGGTTGTGCAGTCTTCGATGCTTGGCTCCATCCTTTCCAATTTGCTTCTGGTTATGGGAATGTGCTTCTTTTTCGGAGGTATCCGACACCGTGGTTCTTCGGGTGACGGTACCGAACAAACCTTCTCAGCAGCCGTTGCCCAGACCACTTGCTCTCTCATGAcgctctcttctgcttccctGGTGATCCCTGCTGCG CTGTATGGCGTTCTCGACCAGGGCAACACTAATATCGAGGACAAAGAACGAAGTATTCTTGTGCTATCTCGGGGTACCGCTATCATTCTACTCGTTCTATATGCCCTCTACCTGGTATTCCAGCTTCGCACTCACAGCAACCTCTTTGATGCCGAAAGCCAGCTCGCTGAGGGTGAGGACCCTGAAGATCCTACTCTTGGCCCGATTGCTGCCACCGCAGTTCTTGTCGTTGTAACGATTTTGGTTGCCATCTGTGCCGATTATCTAGTTGGATCTATCGATGACCTCGTCGAAAGCGCGAATATCAGCAAGGCATTTATCGGTCTGATTTTGATCCCCATTGTTGGAAATGCTGCGGAACACGTCACTGCTGTGGTGGTCGCTCTCCGCAATAAGATGGACTTGGCCATGGGTGTAGCTATTGGCTCCAGTATCCAGATCGCCCTTGGTGTCACTCCATTCCTCGTTATTGTTGGCTGGATTATTGGACGCGACATGACGCTCCACTTCGAGACTT TCGAAACTGTTGCTTTCGCTGTGTCTGTTTTGGTCGTAACATATACCGTTCAGGATGGCAAATCAAATTACCTTGAGGGCGCCATGCTCCTCGGCCTCTACATCATTATTGCCGTGGCTTTCTATGCGACACCAGGCGATTTCTTGGACAAGGCAACAAACCTAATTGGTGGCAGTAACTAA
- a CDS encoding uncharacterized protein (TransMembrane:11 (o73-91i98-118o130-151i163-182o202-227i239-262o291-315i327-351o357-383i395-412o418-437i)) translates to MSYKQNSNERTPLLNGEGASSNGNQNHIERIHNERSATFRFFFDSKHTPGTHSESFAIRTLAYSWHVAKVTLLSNYINFLLIMVPIGIVAGRLGWNATAVFTINFFAIIPLAAVLSFATEEISIKLGETLGGLLNATFGNAVELIVSIVALRENQIQVVQSSMLGSILSNLLLVMGMCFFFGGIRHRGSSGDGTEQTFSAAVAQTTCSLMTLSSASLVIPAALYGVLDQGNTNIEDKERSILVLSRGTAIILLVLYALYLVFQLRTHSNLFDAESQLAEGEDPEDPTLGPIAATAVLVVVTILVAICADYLVGSIDDLVESANISKAFIGLILIPIVGNAAEHVTAVVVALRNKMDLAMGVAIGSSIQIALGVTPFLVIVGWIIGRDMTLHFETFETVAFAVSVLVVTYTVQDGKSNYLEGAMLLGLYIIIAVAFYATPGDFLDKATNLIGGSN, encoded by the exons ATGAGCTATAAACAAAACTCCAACGAGCGCACGCCGCTCCTCAACGGCGAGGGCGCCTCGTCCAATGGCAACCAGAATCATATCGAACGCATCCACAATGAGCGCTCCGCGACCTTCAGGTTCTTCTTCGATTCCAAGCACACGCCGGGCACCCATAGCGAGAGCTTCGCTATCCGGACGCTTGCCTACTCTTGGCATGTCGCCAAGGTCACTTTGTTGAGCA ACTATATCAACTTTTTGCTCATCATGGTTCCCATTGGTATTGTCGCCGGTCGCCTCGGATGGAATGCAACTGCCGTTTTCACCATCAACTTCTTTGCCATTATCCCGCTTGCTGCCGTCTTATCTTTTGCGACTGAGGAAATATCTATCAAGCTTGGCGAGACTCTTGGTGGACTGTTGAACGCTACCTTTGGAAATGCTGTTGAATTGATC GTTAGCATTGTGGCTCTCAGAGAAAACCAGATCCAGGTTGTGCAGTCTTCGATGCTTGGCTCCATCCTTTCCAATTTGCTTCTGGTTATGGGAATGTGCTTCTTTTTCGGAGGTATCCGACACCGTGGTTCTTCGGGTGACGGTACCGAACAAACCTTCTCAGCAGCCGTTGCCCAGACCACTTGCTCTCTCATGAcgctctcttctgcttccctGGTGATCCCTGCTGCG CTGTATGGCGTTCTCGACCAGGGCAACACTAATATCGAGGACAAAGAACGAAGTATTCTTGTGCTATCTCGGGGTACCGCTATCATTCTACTCGTTCTATATGCCCTCTACCTGGTATTCCAGCTTCGCACTCACAGCAACCTCTTTGATGCCGAAAGCCAGCTCGCTGAGGGTGAGGACCCTGAAGATCCTACTCTTGGCCCGATTGCTGCCACCGCAGTTCTTGTCGTTGTAACGATTTTGGTTGCCATCTGTGCCGATTATCTAGTTGGATCTATCGATGACCTCGTCGAAAGCGCGAATATCAGCAAGGCATTTATCGGTCTGATTTTGATCCCCATTGTTGGAAATGCTGCGGAACACGTCACTGCTGTGGTGGTCGCTCTCCGCAATAAGATGGACTTGGCCATGGGTGTAGCTATTGGCTCCAGTATCCAGATCGCCCTTGGTGTCACTCCATTCCTCGTTATTGTTGGCTGGATTATTGGACGCGACATGACGCTCCACTTCGAGACTT TCGAAACTGTTGCTTTCGCTGTGTCTGTTTTGGTCGTAACATATACCGTTCAGGATGGCAAATCAAATTACCTTGAGGGCGCCATGCTCCTCGGCCTCTACATCATTATTGCCGTGGCTTTCTATGCGACACCAGGCGATTTCTTGGACAAGGCAACAAACCTAATTGGTGGCAGTAACTAA